The Pseudomonas parafulva genome window below encodes:
- the mfd gene encoding transcription-repair coupling factor, whose translation MSVLRLPPLSATAGKQTWGNLPGAALSLAIAEAASSAGRFTLLLTADSQAADRLEQELRFFAPQLPVLPFPDWETLPYDLFSPHQDIISQRIASLYRLPELDHGILVVPISTALHRLAPTRFLLGGSLVLDVGQKIDVEQMRTRLEASGYRCVDTVYEHGEFAVRGALIDLFPMGSKAPYRIDLFDDEIETLRTFDPETQRSIDKVDSVRLLPAREFPMQKDEVTRFKARFRERFDVDFRRSAIFQDLTSGIIPAGIEYYLPLFFEETATLFDYLPSDTQVFSLPGVEQAAEVFWNDVRARYEERRGDLSRPLLPPAELFMPVEDCFARLKQWPRVVVSRDELEAGAGRARFPARALPSLAIEAKASQPLAELANFLDQFPGRVLFTAESAGRREVLLELLERLKLRPHTVEGWTDFITGSERLAITIAPLDEGLLLDDPAIALIAESPLFGQRVMQRRRRDKRGEAANDAVIKNLTELREGAPVVHIDHGVGRYLGLATLEIDGQAAEFLTLEYAEGAKLYVPVANLHLIARYTGSDDALAPLHRLGSEAWQKAKRKAAEQVRDVAAELLDIYARRAARKGYAFADPSADYATFSAGFPFEETPDQQAAIEAVRQDMLAAKPMDRLVCGDVGFGKTEVAMRAAFIAVHSGRQVAVLVPTTLLAQQHYNSFRDRFADWPVKVEVMSRFKSAKEVASAAADLAEGKIDILIGTHKLLQDDVRFKDLGLAIIDEEHRFGVRQKEQLKALRSEVDILTLTATPIPRTLNMAVAGMRDLSIIATPPARRLSVRTFVMEQNKSTVKEALLRELLRGGQVYYLHNDVKTIEKCAADLAELVPEARIGIGHGQMRERELEQVMSDFYHKRFNVLIASTIIETGIDVPSANTIVIERADKFGLAQLHQLRGRVGRSHHQAYAYLLTPPRQQISTDAEKRLEAIANTQDLGAGFVLATNDLEIRGAGELLGEGQSGQIQAVGFTLYMEMLERAVKAIRKGTQPNLEQPLGGGPEINLRLPALIPEDYLPDVHARLILYKRIASATDEEGLKDLQVEMIDRFGLLPEPTKHLMRLTLLKLQAEKLGIKKVDAGPNGGKLEFEAETPVDPLTLIKLIQSQPKRYKFEGATQFRFLVPMERPEERFNTLEALFERLAPQSN comes from the coding sequence GTGTCAGTTCTGCGCCTACCGCCACTGTCGGCCACGGCCGGCAAACAAACCTGGGGCAACCTGCCCGGAGCCGCCCTCAGCCTGGCCATCGCCGAAGCCGCCAGCAGCGCTGGCCGCTTCACCCTGCTGCTGACCGCCGACAGCCAGGCCGCCGACCGCCTCGAGCAGGAGCTGCGCTTCTTCGCCCCGCAGCTGCCGGTGCTGCCGTTCCCCGATTGGGAAACGCTGCCCTACGATCTGTTCTCCCCGCACCAGGACATCATCTCCCAGCGCATCGCCAGCCTGTACCGCCTGCCGGAACTGGACCACGGCATTCTGGTGGTGCCGATCAGCACTGCCCTGCACCGCCTGGCCCCCACCCGCTTCCTGCTCGGGGGCAGCCTGGTCCTGGACGTGGGGCAGAAGATCGACGTCGAGCAGATGCGCACGCGCCTTGAAGCCAGCGGCTACCGCTGCGTCGACACGGTCTACGAGCACGGTGAATTCGCCGTGCGCGGCGCGCTGATCGACCTCTTCCCCATGGGCAGCAAGGCCCCCTACCGCATCGACCTGTTCGACGACGAAATCGAGACGCTGCGCACCTTCGATCCGGAAACCCAACGTTCGATCGACAAGGTCGACTCAGTGCGGCTGCTACCGGCCCGCGAATTTCCCATGCAGAAAGACGAAGTGACGCGCTTCAAGGCGCGCTTTCGTGAACGCTTCGACGTGGACTTCCGCCGCAGCGCGATCTTCCAGGACCTGACCAGCGGCATCATCCCCGCGGGCATCGAGTACTACCTGCCGTTGTTCTTCGAAGAAACCGCCACCCTGTTCGATTATCTGCCGAGCGACACCCAGGTATTTTCCCTACCCGGCGTGGAACAGGCCGCCGAAGTCTTCTGGAACGACGTGCGCGCCCGCTACGAGGAGCGCCGTGGTGACTTGAGCCGCCCGCTGCTGCCACCGGCCGAGCTGTTCATGCCGGTCGAGGACTGCTTCGCCCGACTCAAGCAGTGGCCGCGGGTAGTGGTCAGCCGCGACGAGCTGGAGGCCGGCGCTGGCCGCGCGCGCTTTCCTGCACGCGCCCTGCCCAGCCTGGCCATCGAGGCCAAGGCCAGCCAGCCACTGGCCGAACTGGCGAATTTCCTCGACCAATTCCCGGGTCGCGTGCTGTTCACGGCTGAATCGGCCGGGCGTCGCGAGGTGCTGCTGGAATTGCTCGAACGCCTGAAACTGCGTCCGCACACCGTCGAAGGCTGGACCGACTTCATCACCGGCAGTGAGCGCCTGGCGATCACCATCGCCCCGCTGGACGAAGGCTTGCTGCTGGACGATCCTGCCATCGCCCTGATCGCCGAGAGCCCGTTGTTCGGCCAGCGGGTGATGCAGCGCCGGCGCCGCGACAAGCGTGGCGAAGCGGCTAACGACGCGGTCATCAAGAACCTTACCGAACTGCGCGAAGGCGCGCCGGTGGTGCACATCGACCACGGCGTGGGCCGCTACCTGGGTCTGGCTACCTTGGAGATCGACGGCCAGGCTGCCGAATTCCTCACCCTGGAGTACGCCGAGGGCGCCAAGCTCTACGTCCCGGTGGCCAACCTGCACCTGATCGCACGCTACACCGGCAGCGACGACGCCTTGGCGCCGCTGCACCGGCTTGGCTCCGAAGCCTGGCAGAAAGCCAAGCGCAAAGCCGCAGAGCAGGTGCGCGACGTGGCCGCCGAGCTGCTCGACATTTACGCCCGCCGCGCCGCGCGCAAAGGCTATGCCTTCGCCGACCCGTCAGCCGACTATGCCACGTTCAGCGCCGGCTTCCCGTTCGAGGAAACGCCGGACCAGCAAGCGGCGATCGAAGCTGTGCGCCAGGACATGCTCGCTGCCAAGCCCATGGACCGCCTGGTGTGTGGCGATGTCGGCTTCGGCAAGACCGAAGTGGCCATGCGCGCCGCTTTCATTGCGGTGCACAGCGGCCGCCAGGTGGCAGTGCTGGTGCCCACCACCCTGCTCGCCCAGCAGCACTACAACAGCTTCCGCGACCGCTTCGCCGACTGGCCGGTAAAGGTCGAAGTGATGAGCCGTTTCAAGTCGGCCAAGGAAGTCGCCAGCGCTGCAGCCGACCTCGCCGAAGGCAAGATCGACATTCTCATCGGCACCCACAAGCTGCTGCAGGACGATGTGCGCTTCAAGGACCTGGGCCTGGCGATCATCGACGAAGAGCACCGCTTTGGCGTGCGTCAGAAAGAGCAGCTCAAGGCGCTGCGCAGCGAGGTGGACATCCTCACCCTGACCGCCACGCCGATCCCGCGCACCCTGAACATGGCCGTGGCCGGCATGCGCGACCTGTCGATCATCGCCACGCCGCCGGCGCGACGCCTGTCGGTGCGCACGTTCGTCATGGAGCAGAACAAAAGCACGGTCAAGGAGGCGTTGCTGCGCGAACTGCTGCGTGGCGGCCAGGTGTACTACCTGCACAACGACGTCAAGACCATCGAGAAATGCGCCGCCGACCTGGCCGAGTTGGTGCCCGAGGCCCGTATCGGCATCGGCCATGGGCAAATGCGCGAGCGCGAACTCGAACAGGTGATGAGCGACTTCTACCACAAGCGTTTCAACGTGTTGATCGCCTCGACCATCATTGAAACCGGCATCGACGTGCCCAGTGCCAACACCATCGTCATCGAACGCGCCGACAAGTTCGGCCTGGCGCAGTTGCACCAATTGCGCGGCCGCGTCGGGCGCAGCCACCACCAGGCCTACGCCTACTTGCTGACCCCGCCGCGTCAGCAGATCAGCACCGACGCCGAAAAGCGCCTCGAGGCGATCGCCAACACCCAGGACCTGGGCGCAGGCTTCGTCCTGGCCACCAACGACCTGGAGATCCGCGGTGCCGGAGAGCTGCTGGGCGAAGGCCAGAGCGGCCAGATCCAGGCCGTGGGCTTCACGCTTTACATGGAGATGCTCGAACGGGCGGTCAAAGCGATCCGCAAGGGCACCCAGCCTAACCTCGAACAACCCCTGGGCGGAGGCCCGGAGATCAACCTGCGCCTGCCCGCGCTGATCCCCGAAGACTATCTGCCCGACGTGCACGCGCGGCTGATCCTGTACAAACGCATCGCCTCGGCCACCGACGAAGAAGGCTTGAAGGATCTGCAAGTGGAAATGATCGACCGCTTCGGCCTGCTGCCCGAGCCGACAAAACACCTGATGCGCCTGACACTGCTCAAGCTGCAGGCTGAAAAGCTCGGCATCAAGAAGGTCGACGCCGGCCCCAACGGCGGCAAGCTGGAGTTCGAGGCCGAAACGCCGGTCGATCCGCTGACCCTGATCAAGCTGATCCAGAGCCAGCCCAAGCGCTACAAGTTCGAGGGCGCGACGCAGTTCCGCTTCCTGGTGCCGATGGAGCGTCCGGAAGAACGTTTCAATACTTTGGAGGCGCTGTTCGAGCGCCTGGCCCCACAATCGAATTAA
- a CDS encoding CsiV family protein gives MRAIGYLTLLLTLTAPAAAFAEGPYQVEMLLLRQNTVAAVTSPFAPENWSAGAARLTPDAERPLALADEATRLEATADYTVLVHKAWQQQVGSEPSRIALGTGEEQFGHFPIEGNLSIAEGRFTRIDANFWVNELDGNGSVLRSEQFKQSNSNVKNGQLTFLDGGHLALLIKVAPVGMRKPPMPDPEMMEQ, from the coding sequence ATGCGCGCCATTGGTTACCTGACCCTGCTGCTGACGCTGACCGCGCCGGCGGCGGCCTTCGCCGAAGGCCCGTATCAGGTGGAAATGCTGCTGTTGCGGCAAAATACGGTTGCAGCCGTCACCAGCCCCTTCGCGCCCGAGAATTGGAGCGCGGGCGCTGCGCGCCTGACCCCGGATGCCGAACGCCCGCTGGCACTGGCCGACGAAGCCACGCGCCTGGAGGCGACTGCCGACTACACCGTGCTGGTGCACAAGGCCTGGCAACAGCAGGTCGGCAGCGAGCCGAGCCGTATCGCGCTTGGCACAGGCGAAGAGCAGTTCGGCCACTTTCCCATCGAAGGCAATCTCAGCATTGCCGAAGGTCGTTTCACCCGGATCGACGCCAATTTCTGGGTCAACGAACTGGACGGTAACGGCAGCGTGCTGCGCAGCGAGCAGTTCAAGCAGAGCAACAGCAACGTGAAGAATGGCCAACTCACCTTCCTCGACGGCGGTCACCTGGCATTGCTTATCAAGGTCGCACCGGTGGGCATGCGCAAACCACCGATGCCCGACCCGGAAATGATGGAGCAGTGA
- a CDS encoding DEAD/DEAH box helicase: MKELEHLFAQNLSWHRNFSENTLQRGKRYAEQGRAEILSHEQLRIEGVCIGSGTSRYKQRVDFSVAPNRQVLIDGRCSCPVALNCKHCAALLFTLAQRYAEDVAKNDTLPLHLEHWLQVLGQPPAAARQSEDRRGRMVCYEILDREDQGCAVRVRKGTREGEVIRYSRLHSLSELLYDTPTYVKDEDLRILRQLGAQNMPYGQERGFPLKGREGGELLQQIAQTGRLLYTEGGPLLNLGEEREAEFRWVRLDNGEYRGRWHSADAPLHVLPLIPLFYVDTATAQVGTLRHTLDPHTAQQLSIAPDVPEHLIVPLSHKLKALNHQLPTPSTVKQERVDDIQPTAHLTLGSVEFSAYTPKTGRMQRQMQHRAALSFDYDGIRATGNDDKPLSRLVGSVSQRIARQPKQEKYLRETLRKLGFKAATRQSKALPDSAGDMLQLPDDEAWLHFAREDLPALREAGWTVDMHRDFAFNLNEVQDWYATVEEAPAHEWFELELGIVVDGQRHSLLPIILQLLRSNPELLRPSELARRSDEEHLLLDLNRGGLDGPAMRVALPYGRIKAVMGTLGELYLHEGPVGSALRLERADVARLNDIEHLPLHWEGGEHLRDLGRRLRDARDLDVLPPKGLKAALRPYQQQGLNWLQALREMGTGGILGDDMGLGKTLQTLAHLLLEKESGRLDQPALAVMPTSLIPNWLDEAQRFAPDLRVLALHGPSRSRAFATLGDYDLVLTTYALLPRDLQHLQAQNWHLLVLDEAQNIKSSTSKAAQAARELHADQRLCLTGTPVENNLGELWSIFHFLMPGWLGDQKRFNQDYRTPIERQGDTERLNHLATRVRPFLLRRTKEQVARELPPKTEMVHWVDLSDAQRDTYETVRVALDKKVRDEIALNGASRSQIVILDALLKLRQVCCDLRLVKGVNAQGNQADKGKLGSLLQMLEELISEGRRILLFSQFTSMLALVQAELDKRAIRYSLLTGETRDRRAPVQQFQDGDSDVFLISLKAGGTGLNLTAADTVIHYDPWWNPASENQATDRAYRIGQDKPVFVYKLITRGTVEEKIQQLQLQKATLAAGLLDGGQAGQWRLGDEEIEALFAPLPGKRGR; the protein is encoded by the coding sequence GTGAAAGAACTGGAGCATCTGTTCGCACAGAACCTGAGCTGGCACCGCAACTTCAGCGAAAATACGCTGCAACGCGGCAAGCGCTATGCCGAGCAGGGACGTGCCGAGATCCTCTCCCATGAGCAGTTGCGCATCGAAGGCGTGTGTATTGGCAGTGGTACCAGCCGCTACAAACAACGCGTCGATTTCTCCGTCGCGCCTAACCGCCAGGTGCTGATCGACGGTCGCTGCAGCTGTCCTGTGGCGCTGAATTGCAAGCACTGCGCAGCGCTACTCTTCACACTCGCCCAACGTTACGCCGAGGACGTCGCCAAGAACGACACCCTCCCCCTGCACCTCGAGCATTGGTTACAGGTCCTGGGGCAGCCGCCGGCGGCTGCACGCCAGAGCGAAGATCGACGCGGCAGAATGGTGTGCTACGAAATCCTCGACCGTGAGGATCAAGGCTGTGCAGTGCGCGTGCGAAAAGGCACGCGGGAGGGCGAGGTCATTCGCTACAGCCGGCTCCACTCATTGAGTGAACTGCTTTATGACACCCCAACGTACGTCAAGGATGAGGACTTGCGCATATTGCGCCAGCTGGGCGCGCAGAACATGCCGTACGGCCAAGAGCGCGGTTTTCCGCTCAAAGGCAGAGAAGGCGGCGAGCTGCTGCAACAGATCGCCCAGACCGGACGACTGCTGTACACCGAAGGCGGCCCACTGCTGAACCTGGGCGAGGAACGTGAGGCCGAGTTCCGCTGGGTTCGCCTGGACAATGGCGAATATCGAGGGCGGTGGCACAGCGCGGACGCCCCCTTGCATGTACTGCCACTGATCCCCCTGTTCTACGTGGACACTGCCACCGCCCAAGTCGGCACCCTTCGACACACGCTGGACCCGCACACCGCTCAACAACTCTCCATCGCTCCCGACGTACCGGAGCACCTGATCGTGCCCCTGAGCCATAAACTCAAGGCCCTGAACCACCAACTGCCGACACCGAGCACCGTCAAGCAGGAGCGGGTGGACGACATACAGCCCACTGCGCATCTGACCCTCGGCAGCGTCGAATTCAGTGCCTACACGCCCAAGACCGGCCGTATGCAGCGTCAGATGCAGCATCGCGCCGCCCTTTCGTTCGACTACGATGGCATCCGTGCGACGGGCAACGACGATAAACCCCTCAGCCGCCTGGTCGGCAGCGTCAGTCAGCGCATCGCCCGGCAGCCCAAGCAGGAAAAGTACCTGCGCGAAACCCTGCGCAAGCTGGGTTTCAAGGCCGCCACCCGACAAAGCAAAGCGCTGCCCGACAGCGCGGGCGACATGCTTCAGTTACCCGACGACGAAGCCTGGCTGCACTTCGCCCGTGAGGACCTGCCAGCGCTGCGCGAAGCCGGCTGGACAGTGGACATGCACCGCGACTTCGCCTTCAACCTCAACGAGGTGCAGGACTGGTACGCCACGGTCGAGGAAGCGCCCGCCCACGAGTGGTTCGAGCTGGAGTTGGGTATCGTCGTCGACGGTCAGCGCCACAGCCTGCTGCCGATCATCCTGCAATTGCTGCGCAGTAACCCGGAACTGTTGCGCCCCAGCGAACTGGCGCGGCGCAGCGACGAGGAACACCTGCTACTGGATCTCAACCGCGGTGGCCTGGACGGCCCGGCTATGCGCGTCGCCCTGCCCTACGGCCGAATCAAAGCGGTGATGGGCACGCTGGGTGAGCTCTACTTGCACGAAGGCCCTGTGGGTTCCGCCCTGCGCCTGGAGCGCGCCGATGTCGCGCGCCTGAACGATATCGAGCACCTGCCCCTGCATTGGGAAGGTGGCGAGCACTTGCGCGACCTTGGCCGGCGCCTGCGCGATGCACGCGACCTCGACGTGTTGCCGCCCAAGGGCTTGAAAGCTGCGCTGCGACCTTATCAACAGCAAGGCCTGAACTGGCTCCAGGCGCTGCGCGAAATGGGCACCGGCGGCATCCTTGGCGATGACATGGGCTTGGGCAAGACCCTGCAGACCCTTGCCCACCTGCTACTGGAGAAAGAGTCCGGGCGTCTGGACCAGCCTGCACTGGCGGTCATGCCCACCAGCCTGATCCCCAACTGGCTCGACGAAGCCCAGCGTTTCGCCCCGGACCTGCGGGTTCTCGCCCTGCATGGCCCCAGCCGATCACGCGCGTTCGCCACGCTTGGCGACTACGATTTGGTGCTGACCACCTACGCCCTGTTGCCACGTGACCTTCAGCATCTGCAAGCACAAAACTGGCACTTGCTGGTGCTGGACGAAGCGCAGAACATCAAGAGCAGTACCAGCAAGGCCGCCCAGGCTGCTCGCGAATTGCACGCCGACCAGCGTCTGTGCCTGACCGGTACGCCAGTGGAAAACAATCTGGGCGAGTTGTGGTCGATCTTCCATTTCCTGATGCCCGGCTGGCTGGGCGACCAGAAGCGCTTCAACCAAGACTACCGCACGCCCATCGAGCGCCAGGGTGACACCGAGCGCCTGAACCACCTCGCCACCCGGGTGCGGCCCTTCCTGCTGCGTCGCACCAAGGAACAGGTGGCGCGCGAGTTGCCACCCAAGACCGAGATGGTGCACTGGGTCGACCTCAGCGATGCCCAGCGCGACACCTACGAGACCGTGCGGGTGGCACTGGACAAGAAGGTTCGCGACGAAATCGCCCTCAACGGCGCTTCTCGCAGCCAGATCGTGATCCTCGACGCCCTCCTTAAGCTGCGCCAGGTCTGCTGTGACTTGCGCCTGGTCAAAGGCGTAAACGCCCAGGGCAACCAGGCGGACAAAGGCAAGCTGGGCAGCCTGCTGCAGATGCTCGAAGAACTGATCAGCGAAGGCCGCCGGATACTGCTGTTCTCGCAGTTCACCTCGATGCTCGCACTGGTTCAGGCCGAACTGGACAAGCGTGCCATCCGCTACAGCCTGCTGACAGGGGAAACGCGCGATCGGCGGGCACCGGTCCAGCAATTCCAGGACGGGGACAGCGACGTGTTCCTGATCAGCCTCAAGGCAGGCGGCACCGGCCTCAACCTGACCGCAGCCGATACGGTGATCCACTACGATCCGTGGTGGAACCCGGCCAGCGAGAACCAGGCTACGGACCGGGCCTATCGGATCGGTCAGGACAAGCCGGTGTTCGTCTACAAGCTGATCACCCGTGGCACGGTGGAGGAGAAGATCCAGCAACTGCAACTGCAAAAAGCGACGCTGGCGGCCGGGCTGCTCGATGGCGGTCAAGCCGGACAGTGGCGCCTGGGTGACGAAGAAATCGAGGCGCTGTTCGCGCCGCTGCCGGGCAAGCGCGGACGTTGA
- the nagZ gene encoding beta-N-acetylhexosaminidase, producing the protein MTASLQGSLMVDIAGHWLTAEDRQLLRQPEVAGLIIFARNIDSPRQVRELCASIRAIRPDLILAVDQEGGRVQRLRQGFVRLPAMRALADNANAEYLAEQCGWLMATEVLAVGLDLSFAPVLDLDHQRSAVVGSRAFEGDPQRATRLAGAFIRGMNAAGMAACGKHFPGHGWAEADSHVAIPTDERSLEQLRQADLVPFTRLSGQLAAVMPAHVIYPQIDNQPAGFSRRWLQDILRGELGFEGVIFSDDLSMAGAHVVGDAANRIEAALSAGCDMGLVCNDRAAAELALTAAQRLKVRPSPRIVGMRGKGFASTDYKQQPRWLEALAALKEAQLIE; encoded by the coding sequence ATGACTGCCAGCCTCCAAGGCTCCCTGATGGTGGATATCGCCGGTCACTGGCTGACCGCCGAGGACCGCCAGCTTCTGCGTCAACCTGAAGTGGCGGGCCTGATCATTTTCGCCCGCAACATCGACAGCCCTCGGCAGGTGCGCGAGCTCTGCGCGTCGATACGCGCCATCCGACCTGACCTGATCCTGGCGGTCGATCAGGAAGGGGGGCGGGTCCAGCGTCTGCGTCAGGGGTTCGTGCGGCTGCCGGCGATGCGCGCGTTGGCCGATAACGCCAATGCCGAGTATTTGGCCGAGCAATGCGGCTGGCTGATGGCGACCGAGGTGTTGGCCGTCGGCTTGGACCTGAGCTTCGCGCCGGTGCTGGACCTGGATCATCAACGCAGTGCAGTGGTGGGCAGCCGGGCCTTTGAAGGCGATCCGCAGCGTGCCACGCGACTGGCCGGTGCCTTCATACGTGGCATGAATGCCGCAGGCATGGCCGCCTGTGGCAAGCATTTCCCGGGTCACGGTTGGGCAGAGGCCGACTCGCACGTAGCCATTCCGACCGATGAGCGCAGCCTTGAGCAGTTGCGTCAGGCCGATCTGGTGCCCTTCACGCGTCTGAGCGGTCAGCTGGCAGCGGTCATGCCCGCCCATGTGATCTACCCACAGATCGACAACCAGCCCGCCGGATTCTCGCGGCGCTGGCTGCAGGACATCCTGCGCGGTGAGCTGGGCTTTGAGGGCGTGATATTCAGCGATGACTTGTCCATGGCCGGCGCGCACGTGGTCGGCGATGCGGCCAATCGCATCGAGGCCGCGTTGAGCGCCGGTTGTGACATGGGGCTGGTGTGCAACGATCGGGCTGCGGCGGAGCTGGCGCTGACAGCGGCGCAGCGCTTGAAGGTGAGACCATCGCCGCGCATCGTTGGCATGCGCGGGAAGGGTTTCGCGTCCACCGACTACAAACAGCAACCGCGGTGGCTGGAGGCGCTGGCCGCTTTGAAGGAGGCGCAATTGATCGAGTAA
- a CDS encoding TetR/AcrR family transcriptional regulator, whose translation MAQSETVERILDAAEQLFAERGFAETSLRLITSKAGVNLAAVNYHFGSKKALIQAVFSRFLGPFCASLERELERRQAQPEAKPSLEELLEMLVEQALVVQPRSNNDLSIFMRLLGLAFSQSQGHLRRYLEDMYGKVFRRYMLLVNEAAPRIPPLELFWRVHFMLGAAAFSMSGIKALRAIAETDFGINTSIEQVMRLMVPFLAAGMRADTGVTDQAMAAAQLRPRSKSPATGTPAKA comes from the coding sequence ATGGCCCAATCGGAAACCGTTGAACGCATTCTCGATGCTGCCGAGCAGCTGTTCGCCGAGCGAGGTTTCGCGGAGACCTCGCTGCGTCTGATCACCAGCAAAGCAGGTGTCAACCTGGCGGCGGTAAACTATCACTTCGGTTCCAAGAAAGCGCTGATCCAAGCGGTGTTCTCGCGTTTCCTCGGGCCGTTTTGCGCCAGCCTGGAGCGTGAGCTCGAGCGGCGCCAGGCGCAGCCAGAAGCCAAGCCAAGCCTGGAAGAACTGCTCGAGATGCTCGTGGAGCAAGCTTTGGTCGTGCAGCCGCGCAGCAACAATGACCTGTCGATCTTCATGCGTCTGTTGGGCCTGGCCTTCAGTCAGAGTCAGGGGCACCTGCGGCGCTACCTGGAAGACATGTATGGAAAAGTGTTTCGACGCTACATGCTATTGGTCAACGAGGCCGCCCCGCGCATTCCGCCTCTAGAGCTGTTCTGGCGCGTGCACTTCATGCTGGGTGCTGCCGCGTTCAGCATGTCCGGTATCAAGGCGTTGCGGGCTATCGCTGAAACCGACTTCGGCATCAACACGTCGATCGAGCAAGTCATGCGTTTGATGGTCCCCTTTCTCGCAGCCGGTATGCGCGCCGACACTGGCGTGACCGATCAGGCCATGGCGGCCGCGCAACTGCGTCCGCGCAGCAAGAGCCCGGCCACTGGCACACCGGCCAAAGCGTGA
- the lexA gene encoding transcriptional repressor LexA, whose translation MLKLTPRQAEILAFIKRCLEDNGFPPTRAEIAQELGFKSPNAAEEHLKALARKGAIEMTPGASRGIRIPGVESKPQDSALPIIGRVAAGAPILAEQHIEESCNINPAFFHPRADYLLRVHGMSMKDIGIIDGDLLAVHTCREARNGQIVVARIGDEVTVKRFKREGSKVWLIAENPEFAPIEVNLNDQELVIEGLSVGVIRR comes from the coding sequence ATGCTGAAACTCACGCCACGCCAAGCCGAGATCCTGGCTTTCATCAAACGTTGCCTCGAAGACAATGGATTCCCCCCCACCCGCGCGGAAATCGCTCAGGAACTGGGTTTCAAGTCCCCCAATGCCGCCGAGGAGCATCTCAAGGCGCTGGCGCGCAAAGGTGCAATCGAAATGACCCCGGGGGCTTCCCGCGGCATTCGCATCCCAGGCGTTGAAAGCAAGCCGCAAGACAGTGCCTTGCCGATCATCGGCCGCGTCGCCGCCGGCGCACCGATCCTGGCTGAGCAGCACATCGAAGAATCTTGCAACATCAACCCGGCCTTTTTCCATCCCCGCGCCGACTACCTGCTGCGCGTCCACGGCATGAGCATGAAGGACATCGGCATCATCGACGGTGACCTGCTCGCGGTGCATACCTGCCGCGAAGCACGCAACGGCCAGATCGTCGTTGCCCGCATCGGAGACGAAGTCACCGTGAAGCGCTTCAAGCGCGAAGGCAGCAAGGTCTGGCTCATCGCCGAAAACCCTGAATTTGCCCCGATCGAAGTGAACCTGAACGATCAGGAACTGGTGATCGAGGGCTTGAGCGTCGGCGTCATACGCCGCTGA
- the sulA gene encoding SOS-induced cell division inhibitor SulA — protein MQQSAHSTQPAQLPLFEAFLAQPVLPGLKSRELPHMANRPELFSELSLRGAPGHCHSLLAPILRELSDVDDARWLTLIAPPSSLTQAWLRHAGLNRERILLLQPGNSQSALQLACEALRLGHSHTVVSWLGNINAGNRQQLIHAATCGNAQSLNIRLG, from the coding sequence ATGCAGCAGTCCGCCCACTCAACGCAGCCCGCACAATTGCCCTTGTTCGAAGCCTTCCTCGCACAGCCCGTGCTGCCTGGCCTGAAGAGCCGCGAACTGCCGCACATGGCGAACCGGCCCGAGCTGTTCAGCGAACTGTCACTGCGCGGCGCCCCAGGGCATTGTCACAGCCTGCTGGCTCCTATCCTTCGCGAACTGAGCGATGTGGATGATGCGCGTTGGCTCACACTGATCGCGCCGCCCTCCAGCTTGACTCAGGCCTGGCTACGCCATGCTGGGCTAAACCGGGAGCGGATCCTGCTGCTGCAACCTGGCAACAGCCAAAGCGCACTGCAATTAGCCTGTGAGGCCTTGCGCCTGGGTCACAGCCATACCGTGGTCAGTTGGCTTGGCAACATCAATGCCGGCAACCGCCAGCAGCTCATTCACGCAGCCACCTGTGGAAACGCACAAAGCCTGAACATCCGCCTCGGCTAA
- a CDS encoding DUF6586 family protein, with amino-acid sequence MAQELYTRTNQKLFFAGLALESMAKAEQSGAMNAQGLIQAERESALFHLYGALLGLCHEIAGFYRLPQAAAPRAELLLTDETLSAVAIPEMAEMLELARQPQTWLAQLLRAYADLFQPPVERKIAKTDVTQPLIQAVNLDDCEEVAVSRVELERWRQALKGLARRFRDALSEC; translated from the coding sequence ATGGCCCAGGAACTCTACACGCGCACCAATCAAAAGCTGTTCTTCGCGGGGCTTGCCCTGGAATCCATGGCCAAGGCTGAGCAGAGCGGCGCGATGAACGCTCAGGGGCTGATCCAGGCAGAGCGTGAGTCTGCGCTCTTTCATTTGTATGGCGCGCTTTTAGGGCTGTGCCACGAAATCGCCGGATTCTACCGCCTGCCTCAGGCCGCAGCACCGCGTGCCGAACTGTTGCTGACCGATGAAACGCTGAGCGCTGTGGCCATCCCGGAAATGGCCGAGATGCTGGAACTGGCACGCCAGCCACAGACGTGGTTAGCCCAATTGCTTAGAGCTTATGCCGATTTGTTCCAACCACCGGTCGAGAGGAAAATCGCCAAGACCGACGTGACTCAGCCTTTGATTCAGGCGGTCAATCTCGACGATTGTGAGGAAGTCGCGGTTTCGCGCGTTGAGTTGGAACGATGGCGTCAGGCGTTGAAAGGGCTTGCAAGACGTTTCCGCGACGCGTTGAGTGAGTGCTGA